The Oscarella lobularis chromosome 4, ooOscLobu1.1, whole genome shotgun sequence nucleotide sequence GCGAGAATGGGAGAAAAATCGcccttcttttcgtcgtcgtccgtcgcTTGAATGATAAAATAATACGTATTGTTGGCATTTCTCGGAAGCGTCATCGTCATATTTTCCGTCTCTCCCGCCGGTTTGGGAGCAATCAACGCCGTTCCTTCGACTCGAAATTCGCTCGGCGACAAACGAGTCGCGTTTTGCGGGTTACGACGCAAAAGATCGGCGGCGTTGTCGTCGCGAGCCCATCGAATGACGTAACTTTGCACCGTGCCCTGATCGAAGTCGTCGCCCGGTGCCGTCCACGTCAGTGTCACGCGAGATTGCGTGTAATTCGCGTCTGTTACGCGAAAGTCCACGATTCGACTCGGCGGATAGATGTCCGCGTTGGGTTCGATGAAATCGTTATACGTCATCATGCCACCCGATGTGGTTCGCTGAAACGATGGAACGATGTCgacggtctcgtcgtcgtcgtcgtcgtcgtcgtcgcgacttGTCGtcccttcgtcgccgctcatGTAGAGTGCGGACGTATCCCTGTAGGGAGCTggatcgacgagcgtcgactTTTCTGTCGATTTCGCCTTGAATTGGACGTTGTATTGGCCCCTTTTACCCAAGCCCACGTAGCCGGTGAAATACGACGAGTATATGCCGTCGTCAGCGCGATAATCAGGATCTACATATATAGATCAgttttctattgattcgACCTATTACGTTTTTACCTGCTCCGTTGTCTGCAAGTTTCCAATCTGATATATCGCCGGAGGGACTGATAATGGTAGCCCatacgtcgccgtcgattaGACGCTTTTCTCCCCGTTTCACGGCGACCGAGAACAAGGACGGAATACTTCCCATCGTATCCCACTCGCTAATCTTTGGTACGATAGTCATCGGGCCAATTCCCTGTCCGGGTGACGAATACGCTGACGCTCCTATGACGAcggttgtcgtcgtcgatagaGGCGAGCTGacattgacgacgacatccCATTTGCCCTCTTGGGGATTTTCAATGGGAATTTGTATGGCGCGAAATGCGGAACTGTCGCCGTCGTACCTCGTGCCGTCGGGAGATATCGCGACGGCGCTGAAGGCGAGCGGATTCGATTCGGAAACGTCGAGTGCAATTTGAACGTGCAGTCttcgcgacgccgtcgaatcgacgacaaacgacTGCGTCGCATTCTTCCGGTTAGCGTTTACCTCCTTAGACTCTTGAACCAAATTGACGGGACCCCGCGAGAGGACGCGttcggcgatcgacgaaaagatGCTCTGGAGGGCGGCGAGCTGCTGATTTCCGTTCACCGGCACGACGTACTGATATCCGCCCGTATTCTCCACCACATTTCTCAATTTTCTGTACGTGAGAAGACTCGTCGGACGAGACGATTCGTGGTCGATCGTTACGGAGAAGAACGCGACTCCGCTGGCGAACAATTCCTCGACTACGGAATCGAGGTACGGtctcgccgtttcgtcgttaTCGTTCAGCACAATCATGCTACTTCTCGCTTGAAATTTTCCTCCATTGGCTTGTCGAATGACCTGAAGTGCGGCCAGAATTCCCGATCCGATGCTAGTGGCTCCGACAGTCGTGTCCGGTAAAGCGTCATAGATGCTTTGTCTCGATTTGGGATTCTCTGTAATTGTCGTCAGATTTAGTCGGATTTCGGCTGTGTCACTAAAAGCGACGATGCCGACTTGAGTTCCGACGGGAAGCGCGCCGATAAACAGATAGGCGACCTGTCGAACCTTTTCCAGTCGTCGCTGCTGTGTCATACTCGTCGAAACGTCAATGACTAAGACGATTTGGTCGTACGATCTTCCCTGAACGACGTTGAATATCGGTTTGATTTGATTTGCCGTCAAATCGGTCGGCGCGACGTTCTGCAAGTCGGCGTGCTGTCGAATGACGTCCCACGTGCTCTGGTAGCCGCAGAACGTGTTCTGATCGTTGTTGGCGTAGACGTTATGGGCATTGGGAGCCGACTCGTCGATCCCGCAAAAACGAGTCACCTAAAAGGAGAAATCATAAGAGAGAGCGCGCGAAGACCCCATGCACGACCGCAGTCTACCTGACTGATATCCTGATAAAACATAATCGACGCAGCACCGGCTGCCTTTCCTTCGCTATCGCCGCCAGTCGTCGACCGAAACACGCACAGACCTCCACCCTCCTCGTGAGCCGAAGTCGGATGACAGACGCCGCCGTTGTCGCGatgcacgacgtcgccgctcagCGCGTCGCTGCATTTCGTCGGCTCGAATCGACCGCGCGGCAAATACGTGTAAAGCTGCGCGAGACGCGTCGGATGCTCGTCGTACACTCCCCATCTATATCGAGCCCATTCGTGCACCAACGCTCGTCCGCCCGTCGTCTCCTAGCAACAGGTACCAAATAGATTATTTGGAAAAATACTACTAGCAGGGCGTGGTCTTACAGAGGAAAATCGCTTTGAATAGGCGAAAATGTATTCGCCTTCTCGTCCGCATTCGGACGAATAGCGAACGGCGAAGATTTGATTgctcgcggcggcggcggcggcggcggcggcggcaattcGCACGTCAGCCCTCGCGTACGTCTCGTGAACAGCGGCATCGTAGCTCGACGCCGTCCACGTACTCGGCACTAGAATGGTGACGTTGCGAAAGAAGATTCGACGTCCGGTCGCCGCGTAAAGATACGTCGAAGCGTCGTAGAACGTCGTTTGAATGGCGTCGATAAGACTCGTttcatcgacttcgtcgacgtcgtcggcgatcgcgacgacgacgttgccgtaGCCGTTCTCGTAGACGGAGACGCGACTTTTGctggcggcgacggcgacggcggcgatcgcgacggcgagacaAAGGAGGcgcattttctctttggGTGAGGTCGCGTATTCGGGTGGGGGGAGAATATATGCGTGGCGATCGAGCGGCGCGGCGTGGACAGGGGGGCCGCGCTCGCACGtgagcgacggcgtcgatcgatcgacgacaaaaacaaGGGTCTTCGCGAGTCGATGCTGCCCCGGCCGCGCGCGAGTCGTTGTTTCAGCTACGTGTTCTCGCGCCGTTTAAATTGCCAGTCAAATTTTTCTCATGCAAAAAAAGGTACGTGCTGCTTATGTGCATGCTTTAGTTTCTGAGAAGCGCCGTCTTATCGTTGGGCGTGTCGTGCGTCTCTTTGCATCTTCCTACGGCGGGGGAGTTCGCCACAGTTCCGCGTGCCGATAGAAATCATAGGGCGTCGAAGCAGGTAACGGTTGGGGCTCAGCGGAAGGGAGGGGGACCTCGACGGACCAGTCAACTAGTTCGGTTTCAAGATCAGGGGTATAgctgcagaaagaagagtaACTTTAATTAGAAACCCTGTAGTAGCGGCCACTtcaatattattattaattaacgaaaCTAGATAattgttaattaatcaattaattaattaatcaattactaatttttatatagaaGTGGTCGTATTAGTTTACTTACAAGTCCATTATATTCAGTTGGGGAATTTTGCTGCTAGAAGGGATTTCTCTTGTTCTCATTGGTGGAGATGGTGACAATGACGATTCATCTACTTCTAGGGAGGGAAGATTTGTGTATCTAACCGTCTCTTTAGGTACATTGACGGCCTGAAAATATCATTATTTTGGCAGTGGAATTGATTTCTATTGAACTTGCTTTTGAACTTTTTCGCATCAGCGCTTCTCTTGTCGTCTCGTCGTGCAGGTGACTTTCTAATGCTCTAttcgcgtcgaattcgctCTTTTGTACCATCGCTAATTTGTGTTCCAGAATTCGAGTTGAATTTGTCACCGGATTTTGcagcgaagcgatttcgtcggcaACGAGGCATCGTTTCGCTTTGGGAGGCCTTGTCCTGctctttttcgttgtcgGAAGCCCCTGAAGCCGATCGGGGGTCAGCGACAGTgcatcgtcggcggcggatcGCAACTCCGGACGAGTGGGCGGGGCTTGTGGGATTGGAGCTggtctgacgtcatcgagcgTCGACTCGAAACTGGGCTCCGCGCTGGTcatcgaaaatcgaaagtgGTGTCAATGGTAATCCCTGCCTTTCCCCGGATCACCAGCTTGAAACGAGGCACCGAAACGATGCAATTTTGGGAAAGAAGAGTAGCACGGGACTTGAATCGAAAGCCCGTATAAATTTGCTGTGTAATTCGTGTCGTGACTCGTCCCTTTAgtcattcttcttctcgacgatccgCGAAACATATGTCGGAGTGGCGTATGCGCAACGGGACCCACGGGGGACAGAGGAACCACGCCGAACCCGACCCTTATCACGTCACTCTGCCACCAAGctacaagaaagaaaaaatgactgCTGAGGATATAAGCAAATTGAAGGACTTTCAAATCGgaggcagcggcggcggcggcagcatTCATTCGCGTCGAAGACAGGATTCGGGGGAATTCCCTTACGTAAGAAAAGGGACTTTTAAGGGCGAAGTTTAAAAAATGACATTTTAGGAAGAATTGGAGCAGCTGAGAAGAGATAACGAGCTGCTTCGATCAGGAACTGACAGCCTCATGGCGTCGCAAGTCGTTCAGCATGGTCAGAATTTGTCACGTTtgagaaaggaaaggaacGATTTTAGGAAGCAACTCAAGGAGGCGTTGAAGGCGAATGAGGTAAAAGAACAGGAAAGAATATTGCATAATATTTTTACTTTATGAACAGCGTCTAATGAAGAGTGAAAGTGCTaagggcggcggcggcggcggcggcagtggGCACGGACAGTTGGATCCGGAAAAGGAGGCTCTTCGAAAGGACCTGGAAAAAACCAAAGAGAAACTGATAAGACTCGAAGATTTATatgagaaggagaaaagcaGCCCGGCTTCTCAACCATCATTGAAATCGTTTTCTGGGGAAAAGGAGAGGGTAGATCCGACACTGGTGCAAAGAGTGGAAGAGGCACGAAAGAAAGGAATCgggttattaattaattaagtcatTCGTTTTAGCTTAATAATGAAGTTGCAAAATTGAAGGAATCAAAAGCAGAGGTACGTCAacatattgattttttctaataaaaaagatACATGTTTTTCTGTAGCTGTTAAAAGTTAATCAACAGTGGGATTCTCAATATCAGCGCatgaaaaatcaaacgaCCGTGCGAATTCAGGAGTTGATGGAAGAAATTGATAAGTTAAAAGATCAGCTGGAGGTGTCGAATAAAGGCGGAGACCGAGAGCATCAGAGAGTGATAGCAGGCTTGGAAACGAGGCTGAGAGACGCGGAGAGAGAGTTGGAAGAATCAAAGAGAAGAGGTCGTCACGAGTTGGACACGATGAAGAGGAACTGGGAAAAAGAACGTCAGGAGAAAGAACTAGAAGTACGTGTACACGGGCGCCATCCATTAGTGCGTTTTCTTAATTTTGTGTAGGTGAAAGAATTACGCAGTGCGAATCAGGAGTGGGAGCATCACTACGCGCGTTTAAAGGCCGATTCAGAGCAATCCACTCGAGATTTGAAAACCGTTGTGCACGATTTGAACGATCAGCTGAATAAAGCCTTGGATCAGCAGACAGACGTGAAGCAGAACGAAGTTGGACAACTGCGCCAACAATTGACattcaaagaaagagatttgGCTGAGACGAATgaggagaagagagagcTGCAAGGTATGCTTGAGAGAAAAGCAAGGGAGCTAGAAGGTGTGACAGCCAAATGGGAGCACTGCAAGATGTTGCTTGACAAGGTAAGCGcgtataaatatttttaaaagatttgtttaattatttgttttaGGAACAAGAGCACGGTGCTGAGCTTGAGCACGAATTGCGTGGTCTTCTTAGTCAGCGATCTCGTACCAGCAGCAGTGCTTCTCGTACTTCTCTTGGTGGGAGCGATGGCGCTGAGTTGAGGAGGCAGTTGCACAGCTTGGAGACGGCTAATGGCGTTTTGAAGGAACAGGTAGAAATTCTTCTGACTTTTTTTGCGGAATTTTGAGACTTTCCTGTAGATTCAACAGTATGAGGACGACTTTCTTCGGGAGAGACGAGACAAGGATGACTATGTGCGGAAGATGAGAGAGCAAAGAGACAGGGCGTCACGACTGGAGCAAAGAATACTTACCCTTACTGTGAGCGCAATAGTTTAAAAGTAGATGCGTTGCTGTTAGGGAtgataatttatttttattatagaCAAATAGGgccaaggaagaagaagtagGCCCCTTTGGTAGAGACACTATTGATGAGCAGCATCAAGCGTGGAGGCAGTTTGAGCAAGCGagagcggcagcggcggcgacagaTCCCGCTAACgtaagaaaatgaaattacCAGTGCACTTTGTATTCTATtcatgttttttttcagtacAACGTGCAATAGATATAATAACCATTTGACATTTTTTTACTCTTTGGCGTCTTTCCTTTGGATCGTGTACGTGTAAAACTTTTTTGGCTGTCAATATTGCGCTGAAGTACAAACGCACTAATAATTGAGTCattagtcacgtgattgaAAGCATCATGAGAATTCgaattctttgtcttcttgGAGCCTTTGCTGCACTGGTGACGTCCAATCTAGAGCCATCGCCCTCAGAAGACGAAATCTATGACGGTGCAAAAGAGCGCGCTTGCACCCCATACGCAATCTCAAAATTCTCTTCATCTCAGACATATTCCAGCTggtcgaagagaaagaaacgctcAAGCAGAAGCTAAAGACTCTCGACGCGACAAAGGAGCGAGCAAATCGCGGCGTTTCGGACGCGAAATGCGCGCGCTTGTCCGATCGCGTAAAAGAACttcagaacgacgtcgaagcgagtCACGACGAGCTCAGTCGGCTTCGAAAGGAactcgaaaacgtcgtcgaaacgcgaaATCAGCTCGAACGGACCGCCCAGTGCgacgagg carries:
- the LOC136186801 gene encoding calcium-activated chloride channel regulator 1-like gives rise to the protein MRLLCLAVAIAAVAVAASKSRVSVYENGYGNVVVAIADDVDEVDETSLIDAIQTTFYDASTYLYAATGRRIFFRNVTILVPSTWTASSYDAAVHETYARADVRIAAAAAAAAAASNQIFAVRYSSECGREGEYIFAYSKRFSSETTGGRALVHEWARYRWGVYDEHPTRLAQLYTYLPRGRFEPTKCSDALSGDVVHRDNGGVCHPTSAHEEGGGLCVFRSTTGGDSEGKAAGAASIMFYQDISQVTRFCGIDESAPNAHNVYANNDQNTFCGYQSTWDVIRQHADLQNVAPTDLTANQIKPIFNVVQGRSYDQIVLVIDVSTSMTQQRRLEKVRQVAYLFIGALPVGTQVGIVAFSDTAEIRLNLTTITENPKSRQSIYDALPDTTVGATSIGSGILAALQVIRQANGGKFQARSSMIVLNDNDETARPYLDSVVEELFASGVAFFSVTIDHESSRPTSLLTYRKLRNVVENTGGYQYVVPVNGNQQLAALQSIFSSIAERVLSRGPVNLVQESKEVNANRKNATQSFVVDSTASRRLHVQIALDVSESNPLAFSAVAISPDGTRYDGDSSAFRAIQIPIENPQEGKWDVVVNVSSPLSTTTTVVIGASAYSSPGQGIGPMTIVPKISEWDTMGSIPSLFSVAVKRGEKRLIDGDVWATIISPSGDISDWKLADNGADPDYRADDGIYSSYFTGYVGLGKRGQYNVQFKAKSTEKSTLVDPAPYRDTSALYMSGDEGTTSRDDDDDDDDETVDIVPSFQRTTSGGMMTYNDFIEPNADIYPPSRIVDFRVTDANYTQSRVTLTWTAPGDDFDQGTVQSYVIRWARDDNAADLLRRNPQNATRLSPSEFRVEGTALIAPKPAGETENMTMTLPRNANNTYYFIIQATDDDEKKGDFSPILAVALLPYVPLPLDDNDGLSSGAIAGIVVGCVVAIAVAIIIIVVCVKRSRDKDPASVDTERARLEESPMSQRSLSSPASGSDLRGRQKRRQKKSLTANEEVISLDNAGSVVSVETEMTFVSQAAAIERHLQLTPEQKSRMEIIQGASPVSSGRGGDEEEEEEEKESEKEKELGDEKKSSSSDISQVTKDEEKGANDENREKEGSGKEEDDPEEDRQMLY
- the LOC136186805 gene encoding trichohyalin-like, which encodes MSEWRMRNGTHGGQRNHAEPDPYHVTLPPSYKKEKMTAEDISKLKDFQIGGSGGGGSIHSRRRQDSGEFPYEELEQLRRDNELLRSGTDSLMASQVVQHGQNLSRLRKERNDFRKQLKEALKANERLMKSESAKGGGGGGGSGHGQLDPEKEALRKDLEKTKEKLIRLEDLYEKEKSSPASQPSLKSFSGEKERVDPTLVQRVEELNNEVAKLKESKAELLKVNQQWDSQYQRMKNQTTVRIQELMEEIDKLKDQLEVSNKGGDREHQRVIAGLETRLRDAERELEESKRRGRHELDTMKRNWEKERQEKELEVKELRSANQEWEHHYARLKADSEQSTRDLKTVVHDLNDQLNKALDQQTDVKQNEVGQLRQQLTFKERDLAETNEEKRELQGMLERKARELEGVTAKWEHCKMLLDKEQEHGAELEHELRGLLSQRSRTSSSASRTSLGGSDGAELRRQLHSLETANGVLKEQIQQYEDDFLRERRDKDDYVRKMREQRDRASRLEQRILTLTTNRAKEEEVGPFGRDTIDEQHQAWRQFEQARAAAAATDPANYNVQ